A segment of the Carya illinoinensis cultivar Pawnee chromosome 1, C.illinoinensisPawnee_v1, whole genome shotgun sequence genome:
GCTTTGAAGTTCCAAAAACTCTTAGGAGCCCCCCAACATGTTgaccacaaaaaaaataataataataataaaatatttgctaaTCTCACAGGTGGGTATCCACCGAGTCAGCGTTAGCGACCTCGTAAAGTCCCAAACGGTAACCCTCCCCGTCCATACTTCTTTCGATATATGCCATCCCCCCAGACGGCGTGTTCCTCCTCACCATCGGCCGAAATCGTAGCTCCTTCCTCATCAACCTCTATCGGCACGTCGTACTTCACCGAATATCCTTCAAGCATACAGTGAATGTCGtcgctgtgacgcccccaaattccgtttgggatcggacggacatttgaagcgtcgagacatgcaacacaaggttgcctgcccccgttcatgacatataagatgcaatattcctaacatgcatctaacaatatgcaatattcgcagtggataaattttttctttagcaatactatgcaccaaattgaaaatatcctaaatgcttaaaacatacttcatacataaaaatccattgaacaactaggatcacaatactagtccaaaatggttatgatccaaaaagtactagagatgcaactcaatcgtacaagtagtaatttacgttaattactatattaacatttatgtcgcaccgtcgcttagtcaactgtgtctagttgatcagctcctgattctccttcaggtcctgtaacaagatctaccattcggggagaatggtagttgggactaccaaaatgagatttgattacaaatctcagtaagttaacaaaaaacttccacacaagctaataatgcatggatgacagtaaaagcataaatgcataatcaaattcataagtaattaaagcataacttggcgtacaacatagcataattgacataacttaaattgaaacatgaactgaacttgacttgacacgaacttgatctgaaacttgacttagcatgaacttgctttgaaacttgaattaacatgaaaaatacatacttcacagttgttgtggccccatgtattctacgtgtaaatacatattccacagttgttgtggcctcatgtattctacacaaacttgacttaacatgaaaaatacatactccacagttgttgtggccccatgtattctacgtgtaaatacatactccacagttgttgtggcctaatgtattctacggaaacttattctttaactgcttaaatacatactctacagttgttgtggccccatgtattttacgtgtcataattgctgtgtctcacgtagtgtatgcgccacaattgctgtgaccccatacataagtaatcaagatgaaacgtgactggaatacgaaatgactgaagctctgacgtaacataacgtgatttgaacataacttgaaatacatgaccaacttgagatagaaacatttcgtaacatggcataacatataatagacaacatatttaacatgacatacttgcaacagtgaatattacatgacttgacatacatgtaagagatggcatacttagcatgacgtacttgtaaggtacagtaatacatgacagaatatattatgtaacagataaaaaattgatgacagaataaattctatataatagacaattacgtgataacttggcatggcatgacatatatgataacacacatacatacactgtagttcctttacttagcacacatacacagtagactgctagtaagttaaaagctaacttacctcgatctccgcgtttcttataaaaccttaagcgcgattgcgagtaactgtaattagtgattctaaaagttagcattaaatcactaataaattaaaatatgaaaaatactaacttaaagagtagaatttatattttactcttctacatgtaggaaaatgaccgttttacccataacttaaggattttgcgtACTAACTCCAgatgtcaccaaaatttacatacctcatgtaaattttatcctcaattcaaatatcaatttagaaaaatttaaaactaatcacaactattaaaactccatagggccgaaattctcatatgctatttccattgatttttgttttttaacttgttttgatcaaccttttgatctatgacttataaatatgcgatcttcaaaccaaaccatcacatggtttaaaaagatatcataaaacatatataagcttctaattcaagatcacatggttagaaattaaccaaaatataaatttagccaagaacatccacactttggcttatctaaatatctccttgtataaaatttcatatctttgaaactaacattaaatatcttcaaaataataatataacatgtatataagatgcttatgatcctccaataaaattatcaaagtcgttggaataggtttagaccacaaaagagttaaactttctcaaaacagaaactgtttttcctcttccggtttctaagtttctaaatctaagaaaatatttcatcaaaacctttaatcatgcaaaaatcctcaaccaatagtcatatatacatgttaaaaatactccataaaaatttcggaccaatatctatccattagcttggtcaaaaactccaaactataacatattctccagtttatcttccaaaatgacctttttatagtttacataatatttgactgaccaaatgatcttcaaatgggacaaataagatatccacgtaaactagactaaaaaagaaataacttatatgaaggatactttatgataaaatacttacaaaagcttcgaaatgggcatgcaaaagaactcctaaaagctgtcagagagagagtgtttgatattcttttaatggaaagtataaataaaaataatttcgtggggagaggtggctggagatacttatggatgagatatggaagagatgaggctggagtgagagttaagtgtaagactctcttacttgaattgagagttaagtataggactctcttacccggagtaagagtggagtgtaggactctcttacctaataatatctacaaaaatcaattcaagatatttttacccaataatatccacgaaattagcttaaaatatttttatccaataatatctacagttttgaacagacgttttgtccgaaaatatgaaaaaatgttattgctccataagaccttaaataaccctccgagtctaatggcacaaaccataatacattttgacacttctaactatctccaataataaaaaacacacttctgataccatagtaaataataacactaactatgtagttagacaaaaacctatacgattaatggattcgtgaaaacttatggggtcttcatgAGGTTcgtaaagttaataaaaatttcacaattgaatttctagcgggctgttacagtcgCTCTTCCCGTTTGTTGTCGAGATCtagggagagagaaaggaaaatgataatatgaatgTGACCATCAAACGTgtttacttatattttttaattttttgattttttattaataaataaaaaaagtaattattagtgaataaatatttttttgttaataattaaagaagtttaaaaaatgtttacaaaaaatttatttgtactAATGTATATTTGATGGGAATATTTAGTAGATACTCTAGTATTGTTTAGagatataatatttacaataataatgtACTTAAGCGTtgagtaaatattttaaaaagaaataaatactaaatttatataaaaaaatttaaatttttaataataaatgtcACTTTTTCTTAAAacgattatataatatttacacgtTTCATactgtatatatcattattggAAGAAACACGGCTGTGTCCAGGGAGGCAGGGAATTGGCTGCCTTTCGGGTGTGAAAAGCTAAGACAATTGCTGGTATGGGAGTGGTGGTCAGAGAGTTACATGTTGAAGGCTTGAAGCAGCAGGAGCGTTACCTTGACGCAAATTAGCGCAGCATATTCACCTTATTCTCAGAcattacattatttttattcttatttttttatatagatttgaGAATGAAAGTTTCAAATTCAAGACTTCCATTTTATAACTTAGAAATTATGCCAATCAGACGTCTCTGATGTTATTATTAATACGACTAAGCCGTGTAGATTTGGGTTTGTCATGTATAGGTCGGTAGAATTGTAGGATGGGAGAAGCTCCCAGCAAGTCGGTTGGGATTATAACTTTTAACACCAGCAACCAGCCTACATAAATCTGCCATTTAGGACGTGTaccaaattaaaatttacacTCACATCcacatgattttattttattcttcatctcttcccccttctctctctctcccccacccCCCACGCCTGCAACGGTGCaatccccccctctctctctctctaaaacacactctttctctctctaaaatacaCCCGCCATCTTCTCTTGCTTGAAGTTTCCATCTACCCAATGCCTTCTTTCTGCATCTAAATGTCCAGATCATTTTCTGCGCGTGGGAGGGGGTTGCAGAAAATCATCTAGGTAACAGTTCATCTAAATATTTCATGGTAGAAAATTATCTAAATATAAACGCTataaatatataggagaaaATCATCACTTAGTCCATGTCAAAAAATCATCTAAATGTAAACGTTTAGCTAAAGTGATTTGTTTACATTGGTCTGGGGCGTATTTGGTTCACTGTTCTTTCTAATTGCAATTAGAAAGCTGTACGGATTAATGACTAATTTCCTTGTGAAGCTGTAAAATtatcagacaatctcaaatcTAAATGTTTCATAGCAGAAAATCATCACTGTATATACATTCTTGAGAGAGACGGGATTGCAGGCGTCGGGAGAGGAAGGAAAGAGgagaagagataaaaaaataaaatgatcatgTGCAATCGGGTGTAAATTTTAAGTTGGTATACGTCCTACGTATCAAATTTATATTGGCTGGTGTTAAAATTGAATTCACACCCGACTGTTTGGGAGCTTTTCCCTTGTAGGATATCAATCGAGATCCAGCAATTGGAGGTCCTAAAGTTTTACCTTCTCTGCATAAGGAACAAGATGGgcatattttcaaaacttcaaaTAAAATTGGCCGTTTTTGTCTCTATATCGGAACAGAAGATGAAGTGTGGCTTCTCTTGTATTTGATTCACAATAGTTCAAAACCGTGAAGTTCAGCTACAAaattaacagaaaataaattaaatgaggTCACAACACAACAAATCCAATGGCAGATGAAAGCAGAGTAATACGCCGCTTTTATTGTTTAACATTTCAAGCTTATCATACGAACCCTGCAGAAATCTAGCATATAAAAGTATAGAATCCCATATCTCgtcactttttttaatcaatgatcCAATATCGAGATCACAAGATTTCTAGTGACACCCTTGACCCCTTTTAGATTCACTGCGTCATTCAGACTTTTCCTGATTAGCAGCAATATCTTTCACCTTTTCCTTCAGTTCACCAGTCTACAAGAACAAACCACATTATTAGAGAAATGCACTGCCCTTGGCAAAGAATGAAGCAAAATATGTTTGGCACAAGAAGTAACCTGATGCATATTGAGAATAATATCCGAGCCTCCAATGAACTCTCCCTTGATGAATATCTGTGGAAATGTGGGCCAGTTGCTGCATTTGAAGAACGTGGAATTTTAAAAACTAGCATACCATacaaaattgaaaagatcatgGTCATCACAATCAAGAGTCCAAACTCTTCGCCCGTTTAAAAAAGAGCCCATCTCCTGAACTAATGCAATGCACCATACATCTCCTTCCTCTCTGTCTTCTTTTAATTAGAACCTACACCTAATTCCCTTGGTGATATAGCTGGTGAGGCCCAGGTGGCATCATCGAGCTCCGGAACAATATCAGTCTAATATTTAGAAACCTTAATCAAACAAAACTCTGTAATGGTACATCTCCACGGTAGTTTAGTCATCACAGTAGCTTGTTTTCATCTTGAAGAAAGCAACTGGATGCAGCTTTGATTTttgactttttattattattattattattattatatattttttagttctATGCCcagatataaatataaaataatcgtAACGAGCAAAACACCAAGAGCTAACTTACCTGAAGGATTTTACAGCACCTTTCAGCTCAGGATTTTCCAGAATATTTCTAGCACTCAAAGGAACATCTGCAACAGTCATCCATATGGTAAGAGGACAATAACCAGATGATTACAATAAACCagatacttatcaaaaaagggAAGAAAGTATGATAAGcagataaatttatttatcataGGAAGTTGACGAGTACCAAGATGAAAGCATTCAAATTACGGAAAACAGGTATAGGCACAGGTAATCCCTAGCTATAGGAGACAGTGTGCACAATCAACACTTTTACACTCTCCCATTGCACAGAACTATCAATTAGTAGCTTGTCCAGAGATAACTTTTAATTGGTTCCTCCTATGCTTTCATTCAATTTGTGCAGTGTAAGGGAGAAATGTCGCAAGCTATGCACTACAAGCCCTCTCCGCCATGATAAGGAAGGAGTAATCCACACAGCATATAACATGTGTTCATACATAGGTGCATGCTTTCATTTCATATACATGTTTCACATATAATGTGTATGTACAAGTGTTGGGTGCGTGTGCCTATGGTGACTCTGAGCGTGGCACAAGACTAATACACATTAACACATATTGATTGATAAAGTAACCAATAAAGGAATCGAAGGATTTGctcataaaactaaaaatctaCACACTTACTATATTGTTTTAAGACTCTAACTGCCAATGAGCTGAATCCACACTGAGGAAATTCGGGAACAcctttcatgtaaatcattaCAGGATTCTCCTTGACATCCTACACCAGAAGCAACTACAACTaataagtttttcttttcataggTAATCAGACTACAACTTCTCAGGATTGAGCTTGGATAAAAGCCTTTCATATTGCTAATGG
Coding sequences within it:
- the LOC122283065 gene encoding monothiol glutaredoxin-S15, mitochondrial, producing the protein MARSLSSMVLKGIAVSRSSRTVCGSFYHNGMRYSTTVPSDSDTHEDFRPTNKLESSPLSLKDVVEQDVKENPVMIYMKGVPEFPQCGFSSLAVRVLKQYNVPLSARNILENPELKGAVKSFSNWPTFPQIFIKGEFIGGSDIILNMHQTGELKEKVKDIAANQEKSE